The genomic segment GAACCCCACCCAGGTGAGTTGTGACTTGACCCCATTTCTTCAGCGGCTACAATCGAGCGTGGACCACAACTCCCTCGTCACCTGTTGTGACTTGACCCCATTTCTTCAGCGGCTACAATTCCTCCGAAGCGTTCATGCAGCTGGTCTACGGTTGTGACTTGACCCCATTTCTTCAGCGGCTACAATCTCTTGAAGAAAAAGACACTGAAATTGCTGAAGAAATTCTGCCGGAGCAGCTCAGAAAAGCATGAGCTGCTCCGGCCCCTTCTCTGGTTTTCGCCGTTTTTTTCCCACCAACACCCGCATTTTTCCGAATTGGGCGTCCGTCACGGACAACAGCCGCACCTCGCCCTTGTCCGGCACCAGCGCCTGCACCTTGTTCAGGAACGCGTCTTTGGATTCCCGGCTGTGGCAATACCGCGCGTACACCGAGTATTGAAGCATCGAGAAGCCAAGACGCTTCAACTCCTTGCGAAAACGCGTATACTCCTTGCGCTCCACCACGGCCGTCACCGGCAGGTCGAACAGCGCGAACACCCACATGGCACGGAACCTCCCGCTCACGGCACACCGCCCAAACCCTCGAACCGGGGCAGAAACATCCGGTTGCGCTGGCCGCAGTACAGCTCCCCGAGGCTGCGCGCCGTCTGCGCGCACAGGCTGAACAGCTCCCGCCGCTCGCCCTCCACCAGAAAATCCTGGTTCAGAAACTCCAGAAGCTCCCGCTTCAACTCCTTGCC from the Fundidesulfovibrio magnetotacticus genome contains:
- the cas2 gene encoding CRISPR-associated endonuclease Cas2; translated protein: MWVFALFDLPVTAVVERKEYTRFRKELKRLGFSMLQYSVYARYCHSRESKDAFLNKVQALVPDKGEVRLLSVTDAQFGKMRVLVGKKRRKPEKGPEQLMLF